Part of the Vicinamibacteria bacterium genome, TCACTGACCCCCTATGGCCTCGACGAACGCGGCAACCCGACGTTTCTCATCAGCACGATGGCGATGCACACCCAGAACCTTCTGGCGAACGATCGGGCGAGCTTGTTCGTGACCGAGGCTTCCGAGGTGGAAGACGCGCTCGGTGCCGGACGCGTCACTTTGATGGGGCGGGTCGTCCGCACGCCGAAAGACGCGCTCGAGTCGGTGCGCGAGCGCTATCTGGCGCGCTACGAGAACGCGTCTTATTGGGTCGACTTCAAGGATTTCGCGTTCTTTCAGATGGAGCTCGTCGACCTGTACTTCGTCGGCGGCTTCGGCGTGATGGGTTGGGTGACGGCCGAAGAATATCTCGCCGCCGAGCCCGACCCGCTCGCCGACGCGGCGTCGGGAATCATCGACCACATGAACCAGGACCACGTGAGCGCGATGCTCCTTCTCGCGCACGACGCCGCCGGAATCGACGCGGAAGATGCGAGGATGACCGCGGTCGACCGGCTCGGATTTCACGTTCGATTGAAGACCGACGATGGCATGCGCGGTGTTCGAATCCCCTTCATCCGCGAAGCGCGAAGCAGCGAAGAGGCGCGTGCCGTCCTGGTCGAGATGGTCCGAAAGGCCCGCGAGGCCTCGACTCAGTAACGGAACTGCTCCCGAACCTCATAGTGCTGCGACCGCTCATCGAAACGGGCGAGAACTTGGCGTGCGGCCGGCGGAACGTAGGCGCGTTCGTAGTCGGCTCCCCCGAACTCCTTCACCGCCTCCCATGAGTCGAACGACATGACGGTGATGAACTCGACTTCTGCGTCAAGGTCGCGCCGCAGGACCTCGACGCCTTGATAGCCTCGAATGTTCTTAGCCGCGATACCGGGCAGGACCTCCTTCTTCAGCAAGCTCTCGTATGCGTCCGCGTTTTCCGGTGTCGTGTAGCCATGCCAGATTCGCTTGACCATCGATTTCTTCCCCTCCCTCTCGCTCTACGATAGACGAAACGGAAGAAACCTCAGGGGGGAAGGGCCCAAAGACAAGCGGTGGGCAACTGGGTCCGAACGTCAATTCACCAGACCGAGGGAATGCTGGCGTCAGCCCCTCGCCGATGTGACTGACGAGGGCAGTCAGCCAGGACTCCTTGTCGGGGTTGTCATTGGGCCACCTCCCTAGGTCGTCGACATCGACCTGGAGCAGGCTTTCTGGCGTAGTCCTGAGCCCATGAACCCGCTCTGCAAGGCGAGTATCCACCGAAAAGGGGTCCGAGACCTGGGCTTGATTGCGTCACTCCCACCGATTCAGGCCTAATCGAATCCCTTCTCCTTCTTTCTGGCTGCTGCCCTCACTGGTGAATGGCGACCTTCCGCAAAACGTTTCAACCGTTTTGAACGAGAACTGTCCCGGTCGTTCTAAACTGCCACGATGAGCCACCGAACGGTCGTCGTCACCGGGGCTTCGAGCGGCATTGGCCGTGCCACGGCCCGATATCTTCGGAACCGAGAGTTTCGCGTCTTCGGGGGCGTTCGAAACGAAGCCGACGCCGCTGCGCTCCGCGAAGAGGGTATCGCGCCGCTTATTCTCGACGTGACGGACGCCGAGAGCATAACCCGCGCTGCGGAACGCCCAGGCGACGAGATCTTCGGCCTCGTCAACAACGCCGGGATCAGCGTCGGTGGGCCGCTCGAGCTTCTCCCGCTTTCCGACATCCGCCGCCAGCTCGAGGTAAACGTTCTCGGCCAGGTCGCAGTGACGCAGGCGTTTCTCCCCGCAATTCGAGCGGCGCGCGGGCGGATCATCAACATGAGCTCGATCTCCGGGCGCCTGGCGCCTCCTTTCCTTGGACCGTATGCGATGTCCAAGTTCGCTCTCGAGGCATTCAGCGACTCCCTGCGACGGGAGTTGGAACCATTCGGCGTCGAAGTGGTTTCGATCGAGCCCGGTGCCATTGCAACCCCCATCTGGGAGAAATCCATCGCGGCGGCCACCGAGCGGACACGGAACATGCCGGACGACCGGTGGTCACTCTATCGGGACGTCGTTGGGCGTATGGTCGAGCTTGCGAGGACCAGGGCGAATTCCGCCACGCCGGTCGAGGAAGTCGCCGGGGTCGTCTATGAGGCGCTCACGACGAAGCGTCCGCGCACGCGCTATCTCGTTGGGCGTGATGCGCGCCTCCGCGGCTGGCTCGCATGGATTCTCCCCGACCGAGCTCTCGACTGGCTCATTCGACGCCAATTCCGCGCTAACCCCGAGATCAAGTAACAGGTCGAGCCACGGACTTCATCGTGTTTCCGAGTTCC contains:
- a CDS encoding DUF2470 domain-containing protein is translated as SLTPYGLDERGNPTFLISTMAMHTQNLLANDRASLFVTEASEVEDALGAGRVTLMGRVVRTPKDALESVRERYLARYENASYWVDFKDFAFFQMELVDLYFVGGFGVMGWVTAEEYLAAEPDPLADAASGIIDHMNQDHVSAMLLLAHDAAGIDAEDARMTAVDRLGFHVRLKTDDGMRGVRIPFIREARSSEEARAVLVEMVRKAREASTQ
- a CDS encoding antibiotic biosynthesis monooxygenase; its protein translation is MVKRIWHGYTTPENADAYESLLKKEVLPGIAAKNIRGYQGVEVLRRDLDAEVEFITVMSFDSWEAVKEFGGADYERAYVPPAARQVLARFDERSQHYEVREQFRY
- a CDS encoding SDR family oxidoreductase, whose product is MSHRTVVVTGASSGIGRATARYLRNREFRVFGGVRNEADAAALREEGIAPLILDVTDAESITRAAERPGDEIFGLVNNAGISVGGPLELLPLSDIRRQLEVNVLGQVAVTQAFLPAIRAARGRIINMSSISGRLAPPFLGPYAMSKFALEAFSDSLRRELEPFGVEVVSIEPGAIATPIWEKSIAAATERTRNMPDDRWSLYRDVVGRMVELARTRANSATPVEEVAGVVYEALTTKRPRTRYLVGRDARLRGWLAWILPDRALDWLIRRQFRANPEIK